One genomic segment of Mesoterricola silvestris includes these proteins:
- a CDS encoding hemerythrin domain-containing protein, protein MVEVEAALPLKGTTMNLDRYQEHHAEIHGLLEDLNRRLQPGAFDALGARQLMVTLGARLNIHLAFEDRALYPTLLGSPDAAVREKTTAYMNEVGGLKEALTAHLKRWLSTTEVLAAPEPFRVQTLDFLRALERRLRAEDQDFYPFIATRA, encoded by the coding sequence ATGGTGGAGGTGGAGGCCGCCCTCCCCCTGAAAGGCACGACCATGAACCTCGACCGCTACCAGGAACACCACGCCGAAATCCACGGGCTCCTGGAGGACCTGAACCGCCGCCTCCAGCCCGGGGCCTTCGATGCCCTGGGGGCGCGGCAGCTGATGGTGACCCTGGGCGCGCGGCTCAACATCCACCTGGCCTTCGAGGACCGGGCCCTGTATCCCACCCTCCTCGGGAGCCCCGACGCCGCCGTGCGGGAGAAGACCACCGCCTACATGAACGAGGTGGGCGGCCTCAAGGAGGCCCTCACCGCCCACCTCAAGCGCTGGCTCTCCACCACCGAGGTGCTGGCCGCACCCGAGCCCTTCCGGGTGCAGACCCTGGACTTCCTGCGGGCCCTGGAGCGCCGCTTGCGGGCCGAGGACCAGGACTTCTACCCCTTCATCGCGACCCGGGCGTAG
- a CDS encoding M14 family metallopeptidase, with amino-acid sequence MPLLTRAEATRYEETSRHADVMAFIAGLEARGDRRLHVSSFGSSPQGRELPLLVLSAHSVTTPMEARALGLPVVLVISGIHAGEVEGKEGCLMLVRDLLEGSHGGDLLAELTLVVAPLFNPDGNDAIDPGNRRLHLPKLTGQLGPDSGVGTRVNGSGVNLNRDYMRQETLEMRLLQTRVCQEWEPDLTIDNHATNGSVHRFSMTYDIPHTIESGRREPIDFMRERLLPPVTAALKANHGLDAGWYGNFVEDERVLDADGDADPRSPVREGWMTYPHHPRFGSNYRGLTSRMDLLLECYAYIPFEERVRTAYAFMLETLRFVAAHRDSVVHTVASCRTPRERIAVRYRLERAPDPVTILTRTPRTLEGAPSSLTLPHLARFVGSLVVPRPRAYLVPARVGEALKGHGLAVETPSGTYDTDVPTVEALGAQAGRAILEAAKVGELTVSWRRSARIAPAGSVLVRTDQPMGAIAVYLCEPESDDGAFENGLLPAPAPGMELPIWRVEGDLP; translated from the coding sequence ATGCCGCTGCTCACCCGCGCCGAAGCCACCCGCTACGAGGAGACCTCGCGCCACGCCGATGTCATGGCCTTCATCGCGGGGCTGGAGGCCCGGGGGGACCGGCGCCTCCACGTCTCCAGCTTCGGCTCCAGCCCCCAGGGCCGGGAGCTGCCGCTGCTGGTGCTCTCGGCCCATTCCGTCACGACGCCCATGGAGGCCCGGGCCCTGGGGCTGCCGGTGGTGCTGGTCATCAGCGGGATCCACGCCGGGGAGGTGGAGGGCAAGGAGGGCTGCCTGATGCTGGTCCGGGACCTGCTGGAGGGCAGCCACGGCGGGGACCTGCTGGCCGAGCTCACCCTCGTCGTGGCCCCGCTCTTCAACCCCGACGGCAACGACGCCATCGACCCCGGCAATCGCCGCCTGCACCTGCCCAAGCTCACGGGCCAGCTGGGCCCGGACAGCGGCGTGGGCACCCGGGTCAACGGCTCGGGCGTCAACCTCAACCGCGACTACATGCGCCAGGAGACCCTGGAGATGCGCCTGCTCCAGACCCGCGTGTGCCAGGAGTGGGAGCCGGACCTCACCATCGACAACCACGCCACCAACGGCTCCGTGCACCGCTTCTCCATGACCTACGACATCCCCCACACCATCGAGAGCGGACGCCGGGAACCCATCGACTTCATGCGGGAGCGCCTCCTGCCGCCGGTCACCGCCGCCCTCAAGGCCAACCACGGCCTGGACGCGGGCTGGTACGGGAACTTCGTGGAGGACGAGCGGGTCCTGGACGCCGACGGGGACGCCGATCCCCGCTCCCCGGTGCGGGAGGGCTGGATGACCTACCCCCACCACCCCCGCTTCGGCAGCAACTACCGGGGCCTCACCAGCCGCATGGACCTGCTCCTGGAGTGCTACGCCTACATCCCCTTCGAGGAGCGGGTGCGCACCGCCTACGCCTTCATGCTGGAGACCCTGCGCTTCGTGGCCGCCCACCGGGACAGCGTCGTGCACACCGTGGCCTCCTGCCGCACACCCCGGGAGCGCATCGCCGTGCGCTACCGCCTGGAGCGCGCCCCGGACCCCGTCACCATCCTCACCCGCACCCCCCGCACCCTGGAGGGCGCGCCCAGCAGCCTCACCCTGCCCCACCTGGCCCGGTTCGTGGGGAGCCTGGTGGTGCCCCGGCCCCGGGCCTACCTGGTGCCGGCCCGGGTGGGGGAGGCCCTCAAGGGCCACGGCCTGGCCGTCGAGACCCCTTCGGGCACCTACGACACGGACGTTCCCACCGTGGAAGCCCTGGGCGCCCAGGCGGGCCGCGCCATCCTGGAGGCCGCCAAGGTGGGCGAACTCACGGTGTCCTGGCGCCGTTCGGCCCGCATCGCCCCGGCGGGCTCCGTGCTGGTGCGCACGGACCAGCCCATGGGGGCCATCGCGGTGTACCTGTGCGAGCCGGAAAGCGACGACGGCGCCTTCGAGAACGGCCTGCTCCCCGCCCCCGCCCCGGGGATGGAGCTGCCCATCTGGCGGGTGGAGGGCGACCTGCCCTGA
- the ettA gene encoding energy-dependent translational throttle protein EttA, giving the protein MAKKTPDQPEIIYSMMRVSKFYNNKPVIKDISLSYFYGAKIGVLGLNGSGKSTVLRIMAGVDQDFNGEAVLSKGYTTGLLEQEPKLDDTKTVREIVEEGAAFKVALLKEYNEISELFGEPDADMDALLARQGELQDQIDTLDCWDLDTQLEQAMDALRCPDPETPVSVLSGGERRRVALCRLLIQQPDILLLDEPTNHLDAESVAWLELHLQRYEGTVIAITHDRYFLDHVAEWILELDGGRGIPWKGNYSSWLEQKQARLAQEEKSDKARQKTLERELEWIRMSPKGQHAKSKARISSFENLLSEESVQREKELEIYIPAGPRLGDLVAEVQGVSKAYGDKVLFEDLTFAIPRGGILGVIGANGAGKTTLFRMLAGEEAPDAGTIRIGETVKMAVVDQLREGLDPDKSVYEAVTGGSDLIEMGGKLVNGRAWMSKFGFSGESQTKKVRELSGGQQNRLNLALTLKSGANVLFFDEPTNDLDVNTMRALEEAVEAFAGSAVIISHDRWFLDRLATHILAFEGDSRVEFFDGNYSQYEAYRREQLGLDAGPHRIHYRKLTR; this is encoded by the coding sequence ATGGCCAAGAAGACCCCCGACCAGCCCGAAATCATCTATTCCATGATGCGGGTGAGCAAGTTCTACAACAACAAGCCCGTCATCAAGGATATTTCCCTGTCCTACTTCTACGGCGCCAAGATCGGCGTCCTGGGCCTCAACGGTTCGGGCAAGTCCACGGTGCTGCGCATCATGGCCGGCGTGGACCAGGACTTCAACGGCGAGGCGGTGCTCAGCAAGGGCTACACCACCGGGCTCCTGGAGCAGGAACCCAAGCTCGACGACACCAAGACCGTGCGGGAGATCGTGGAGGAGGGGGCCGCGTTCAAGGTGGCCCTCCTGAAGGAATACAACGAGATCAGCGAGCTCTTCGGGGAGCCCGACGCGGACATGGACGCCCTCCTGGCGCGCCAGGGCGAGCTGCAGGACCAGATCGACACCCTGGACTGCTGGGACCTGGACACCCAGCTGGAGCAGGCCATGGACGCCCTGCGCTGCCCGGATCCCGAAACCCCGGTGAGCGTCCTGTCCGGGGGCGAGCGCCGCCGGGTGGCCCTGTGCCGGCTCCTCATCCAGCAGCCCGACATCCTGCTGCTGGACGAGCCCACCAATCACCTGGACGCGGAAAGCGTGGCCTGGCTGGAGCTGCACCTCCAGCGCTACGAGGGCACGGTCATCGCCATCACCCACGACCGGTACTTCCTGGACCACGTGGCGGAGTGGATCCTGGAACTGGACGGCGGACGGGGCATCCCCTGGAAGGGCAACTATTCCAGCTGGCTGGAGCAGAAGCAGGCCCGCCTGGCCCAGGAGGAGAAATCCGACAAGGCCCGGCAGAAGACCCTGGAGCGGGAGCTGGAGTGGATCCGCATGTCCCCCAAGGGCCAGCACGCCAAGAGCAAGGCCCGCATCTCCAGCTTCGAGAATCTCCTGAGCGAGGAGAGCGTCCAGCGGGAGAAGGAGCTGGAGATCTACATCCCCGCCGGCCCCCGCCTGGGGGACCTGGTGGCCGAGGTGCAGGGGGTCTCCAAGGCCTACGGCGACAAGGTGCTCTTCGAGGACCTCACCTTCGCCATCCCCCGGGGCGGGATCCTGGGGGTCATCGGCGCCAACGGCGCCGGAAAGACCACCCTCTTCCGCATGCTCGCGGGGGAGGAGGCCCCCGACGCCGGCACCATCCGCATCGGCGAAACCGTGAAGATGGCCGTGGTGGACCAGCTGCGGGAGGGCCTGGACCCCGACAAGAGCGTCTATGAAGCCGTCACCGGCGGCTCGGACCTGATCGAAATGGGCGGCAAGCTGGTCAATGGCCGGGCCTGGATGTCCAAGTTCGGGTTTTCCGGCGAATCCCAGACCAAGAAGGTGCGGGAGCTCTCCGGCGGCCAGCAGAACCGCCTGAACCTGGCCCTGACCCTCAAGAGCGGCGCCAACGTGCTGTTCTTCGACGAACCCACCAACGACCTCGACGTGAACACCATGCGGGCCCTGGAGGAGGCGGTGGAGGCCTTCGCCGGATCGGCCGTGATCATCAGCCACGACCGCTGGTTCCTGGATCGCCTGGCCACCCACATCCTGGCCTTCGAGGGTGATAGCCGGGTTGAATTCTTCGACGGAAACTATTCCCAGTACGAGGCTTATCGTCGCGAGCAGCTGGGCCTGGACGCGGGCCCGCACCGCATCCACTACCGGAAGCTCACCCGCTGA
- a CDS encoding SOS response-associated peptidase, with the protein MCGRYALSSPLESLEAQFEAEAQALWTPRYNIAPTTPVLVVRNGAAGRVIVLQRWGLVPSWSRDASMGARMANARAETVAEKPSFRGPFRRNRCILPADAFYEWRAGTPKQPFAIRPAGGGPLAFAGLWDRWEGPEGVLETCTILTTSANGAMAPIHDRMPVILAREDYGRWLDEGGTDLLRPCPDAWLQVHPVGPRVGNARNDDPTLLEPLDD; encoded by the coding sequence ATGTGCGGCCGCTACGCCCTCTCCTCCCCCCTCGAGTCCCTGGAAGCCCAGTTCGAGGCGGAGGCCCAGGCGTTGTGGACGCCCCGGTACAACATCGCCCCCACCACCCCGGTGCTCGTGGTGCGCAACGGCGCAGCCGGCCGCGTCATCGTCCTCCAGCGTTGGGGGCTCGTCCCCTCCTGGTCCAGGGACGCCTCCATGGGGGCCCGCATGGCCAACGCCCGGGCCGAGACCGTGGCGGAGAAACCCAGCTTCCGCGGGCCCTTCCGCCGGAACCGCTGCATCCTCCCCGCGGACGCCTTCTACGAGTGGCGGGCCGGCACCCCCAAACAACCCTTCGCCATCCGCCCCGCCGGGGGCGGCCCGCTGGCCTTCGCGGGCCTCTGGGACCGGTGGGAGGGGCCGGAGGGGGTCCTGGAGACCTGCACGATCCTCACCACCTCCGCCAACGGGGCCATGGCCCCCATCCACGACCGCATGCCCGTGATCCTGGCGCGGGAGGACTATGGGCGCTGGCTGGACGAGGGGGGGACCGACCTGCTGCGACCCTGCCCCGACGCCTGGCTCCAGGTGCATCCGGTGGGCCCCCGGGTGGGCAACGCCCGCAACGACGACCCCACCCTCCTGGAGCCCCTGGATGACTAG
- a CDS encoding methylated-DNA--[protein]-cysteine S-methyltransferase encodes MSVPVLAFHHYLHSPAGWIGVGLAEGGKISHLEILPETEDTLILTPRNRREPRVMDFLKTQLDGYFRRTLRTFNLPMHLEGDAWRQRVWAETLGVGYGQTVDLATLARRLNSGDHPEAVAAALAANPVAILVPSHRVLGWEGGEALPWLRFLRKLEGLAEASNRA; translated from the coding sequence ATGTCCGTTCCCGTCCTAGCGTTCCACCACTACCTGCACAGCCCGGCGGGCTGGATCGGCGTGGGCCTGGCGGAGGGCGGCAAGATCAGCCATCTGGAGATCCTTCCCGAAACCGAGGACACCCTCATCCTCACCCCCCGGAACCGCCGGGAACCCCGGGTCATGGACTTCCTCAAGACCCAGCTGGACGGCTACTTCCGCCGGACCCTGCGCACCTTCAACCTGCCCATGCACCTGGAGGGGGACGCCTGGCGGCAGCGGGTGTGGGCGGAGACCCTCGGGGTGGGGTACGGCCAGACGGTGGACCTTGCCACCCTGGCCCGGCGCCTGAATTCCGGCGACCACCCGGAGGCCGTCGCCGCCGCCCTGGCCGCCAACCCCGTGGCGATCCTGGTGCCCTCCCACCGGGTCCTGGGCTGGGAGGGCGGGGAGGCCCTACCCTGGCTCCGCTTCCTGAGGAAACTGGAGGGGTTGGCGGAAGCATCGAACCGGGCCTAG
- the ygfK gene encoding putative selenate reductase subunit YgfK → MGKPFRPAPLEMLAGWIFRELDARDTVMGIPKANFQVPTPAMARTLFGHTVAAPLGVAAGPHSQLAQNIVSSWLCGARFIELKTVQILDEIEVARPCIDVEDEGYNCEWSQELKLEESFTEYLNAWVLLHALAHRLGLPGPGTHFAMSVGYDLQGIRTPRVQGFIASMRHGGAALADAVDRVARVYPAVRDLDIPDELSNHVTLSTMHGCPPDEIGRIATFLLTEVGVHTWIKLNPTLLGAPRLRGMLNATQGFDIEVPDSAFEHDPKFDEAVAMIRGLAATARDLPLQFGLKLTNTLEVRNHRAVFPPAEKMMYLSGRALHPLTLNLAHLLSEELDGQVPMSFCGGADAGSFPALVADGLGPVTVCTDLLKPGGYARLQQYLVNLDAAMAGAPTLDAYILAASGGHGARVNLARHAVKAAGDDAYVRRPRPLRFKGPRALGHFDCIFAPCVDGCPTNQNIPDYLWLVAHGRPREAMEVILRTNPQPGITGSVCDHPCTEKCVRMFYDAPVAIREIKRFAFERGGAFPERPGPRRNLRVAIVGAGPAGLSAAYYLAKAGFEAHVFEAKRELGGMVSGVIPGFRLTGEALGADLDRLADLGVTFHLGEALGRERTLGELRRDFACVFLGVGAQKGKRLGIPGEEAEGVVDALDFLDRVRAGTPMDLGRRVIIIGAGNTAMDAARCSRRLVKDGDVTIVYRRTRAQMPADPAEVVDCLEEGVGLRDLLAPASVVTAGGRVTGLACARMALGERDASGRARPVPVEGGEEFLPADTIIPAISQEPVLDFLDGLEVARRPDGTFRVDPATRETSVPGLFAGGDVVHGPSSIIEAIADGRAVAETIARRHGVSVPEEPFLAKGEPHAALLERKARVVPALQVPVLPVAERAGFEEVLHSITPEAAAKEASRCLDCDDLCSLCVTVCPNRAMLAFPMDPLRLALPVLVQRQGRLEFQGTRTLDVTQAVQTFNVADFCNECGNCTSFCPTAGAPYRDKPRFWIDRDGFREAADDAFRMERRGADLVLEARLQGREHRLESGPGGTVYRCGPFTARARPGSWAITDWEVRGNLPEGTEVDLAPYGTLVVLLNAAASVPDLAATPGSR, encoded by the coding sequence ATGGGCAAGCCCTTCCGCCCCGCCCCCCTCGAGATGCTCGCCGGATGGATCTTCCGGGAGCTGGACGCCCGCGACACGGTCATGGGGATCCCCAAGGCCAATTTCCAGGTGCCCACCCCCGCCATGGCCCGCACCCTCTTCGGCCACACCGTCGCCGCGCCCCTGGGCGTGGCCGCGGGCCCCCACAGCCAGCTGGCCCAGAACATCGTCTCCAGCTGGCTCTGCGGCGCGCGCTTCATCGAGCTCAAGACCGTGCAGATCCTGGACGAGATCGAGGTGGCCCGCCCCTGCATCGACGTGGAGGACGAAGGCTACAACTGCGAATGGAGCCAGGAGCTCAAGCTGGAGGAATCCTTCACGGAGTACCTCAACGCCTGGGTGCTCCTGCACGCCCTGGCCCACCGGCTGGGCCTTCCGGGCCCGGGCACCCATTTCGCCATGAGCGTGGGCTACGACCTCCAGGGCATCCGCACGCCCCGGGTGCAGGGCTTCATCGCGTCCATGCGCCACGGGGGCGCGGCCCTGGCCGACGCCGTCGACCGGGTCGCGCGGGTCTACCCCGCCGTGCGGGACCTGGACATCCCCGACGAGCTCTCCAACCACGTCACCCTCTCCACCATGCACGGGTGCCCCCCCGACGAGATCGGGCGCATCGCCACCTTCCTCCTTACGGAGGTGGGCGTCCACACCTGGATCAAGCTCAACCCCACGCTCCTGGGGGCCCCCCGGCTGCGGGGGATGCTCAACGCCACCCAGGGCTTCGACATCGAGGTGCCCGACAGCGCCTTCGAGCACGATCCCAAGTTCGACGAGGCCGTGGCCATGATCCGCGGCCTCGCCGCCACGGCCCGGGACCTGCCCCTGCAGTTCGGCCTCAAGCTCACCAACACCCTGGAGGTGCGCAACCACCGCGCGGTATTCCCCCCCGCCGAGAAGATGATGTACCTCTCCGGCCGGGCCCTGCACCCCCTGACCCTCAACCTGGCCCACCTCCTTTCGGAGGAGCTGGATGGCCAGGTGCCCATGAGCTTCTGCGGCGGCGCCGACGCGGGGAGCTTCCCGGCCCTGGTGGCCGACGGCCTGGGCCCGGTCACGGTGTGCACGGACCTGCTCAAGCCCGGGGGCTACGCCCGGCTCCAGCAGTACCTGGTCAACCTGGACGCGGCCATGGCCGGCGCCCCGACCCTGGACGCCTACATCCTGGCGGCCTCCGGGGGCCACGGCGCGCGCGTCAACCTGGCCCGCCACGCGGTGAAGGCCGCGGGGGACGACGCCTACGTCCGGCGCCCCCGGCCCCTGCGGTTCAAGGGGCCCCGGGCCCTGGGCCATTTCGACTGCATCTTCGCGCCCTGCGTGGACGGCTGCCCCACCAACCAGAACATCCCCGACTACCTCTGGCTCGTGGCCCACGGCCGGCCCCGGGAGGCCATGGAGGTGATCCTGCGCACCAACCCCCAGCCCGGCATCACGGGAAGCGTCTGCGACCACCCCTGCACGGAGAAGTGCGTGCGCATGTTCTACGACGCGCCCGTGGCCATCCGGGAAATCAAGCGCTTCGCCTTCGAACGGGGCGGGGCCTTCCCCGAGCGGCCCGGTCCCCGGCGCAACCTCAGGGTGGCCATCGTGGGCGCCGGGCCCGCGGGGCTCTCCGCCGCCTATTACCTGGCCAAGGCCGGCTTCGAGGCCCACGTGTTCGAGGCCAAGCGGGAGCTGGGCGGCATGGTGTCGGGCGTCATCCCGGGCTTCCGCCTCACGGGGGAGGCCCTGGGCGCCGACCTGGACCGCCTGGCGGACCTGGGCGTCACCTTCCACCTGGGCGAGGCCCTGGGGCGGGAGCGCACCCTGGGCGAGCTGCGCCGGGACTTCGCCTGCGTCTTCCTGGGGGTGGGGGCCCAGAAGGGAAAGCGCCTGGGCATCCCGGGGGAGGAGGCCGAGGGCGTGGTGGACGCCCTGGACTTCCTGGACCGGGTGCGGGCCGGCACCCCCATGGACCTGGGCAGGCGGGTGATCATCATCGGCGCGGGCAACACCGCCATGGACGCGGCGCGCTGCTCCCGGCGCCTGGTGAAGGACGGGGACGTGACCATCGTCTACCGGCGCACCCGGGCCCAGATGCCCGCGGACCCCGCCGAGGTGGTGGACTGCCTGGAGGAGGGGGTGGGCCTGCGGGACCTCCTGGCCCCGGCCTCCGTGGTGACCGCCGGCGGCAGGGTGACGGGCCTGGCCTGCGCCCGCATGGCCCTGGGGGAGCGGGACGCCTCGGGCCGGGCCCGCCCCGTGCCCGTGGAGGGCGGCGAGGAATTCCTCCCCGCCGACACCATCATCCCCGCCATCAGCCAGGAGCCGGTGCTGGACTTCCTGGACGGGCTCGAGGTGGCGCGGCGCCCCGACGGCACCTTCCGGGTGGATCCCGCCACCCGGGAGACCTCCGTGCCCGGGCTCTTCGCCGGGGGGGACGTGGTGCACGGCCCCTCCTCCATCATCGAGGCCATCGCCGACGGCCGCGCCGTGGCCGAGACCATCGCCCGGCGCCACGGCGTATCCGTGCCGGAGGAACCCTTCCTGGCCAAGGGCGAGCCGCACGCGGCCCTGCTGGAGCGCAAGGCCCGGGTGGTCCCCGCCCTGCAGGTGCCCGTGCTCCCCGTGGCGGAGCGCGCCGGCTTCGAGGAGGTGCTCCACTCCATCACCCCCGAGGCCGCCGCGAAGGAGGCCTCCCGCTGCCTGGACTGCGACGATCTCTGCAGCCTCTGCGTCACGGTGTGCCCCAACCGGGCCATGCTGGCCTTCCCCATGGACCCCCTGCGCCTGGCCCTGCCGGTGCTGGTGCAGCGCCAGGGCCGCCTGGAATTCCAGGGCACCCGCACCCTGGACGTGACCCAGGCCGTGCAGACCTTCAACGTCGCCGACTTCTGCAACGAGTGCGGCAACTGCACCTCCTTCTGCCCCACCGCGGGCGCCCCCTACCGCGACAAGCCCCGGTTCTGGATCGACCGGGACGGCTTCCGGGAGGCGGCGGACGACGCCTTCCGCATGGAGCGCCGCGGCGCGGACCTGGTGCTGGAGGCCCGCCTCCAGGGCCGGGAACACCGCCTGGAATCCGGGCCCGGCGGCACCGTCTACCGCTGCGGCCCCTTCACCGCCCGGGCCCGCCCCGGTTCCTGGGCCATCACGGACTGGGAGGTGCGGGGCAACCTGCCCGAAGGCACGGAGGTGGATCTGGCGCCGTACGGAACCCTCGTGGTGCTGCTCAACGCGGCGGCGTCGGTGCCGGACCTGGCGGCTACGCCCGGGTCGCGATGA
- a CDS encoding ATP-binding protein has translation MERQIIRIDEELCDGCGLCAEGCPEGALQIIDGKARLVSEITCDGLGACIGECPQGAIAVETREAAPYDERRTLDNILPMGPNTLKAHLKHLHHHAQTAYLREAEAYLAELKVAIPAYKEKPMGCPGSAPRTLERAAAPVAAEGLQSQLTHWPVQMHLISPLNPVFHKADLLLAADCVAFALPDFNQKWLPGKKVAIACPKLDSNQESYVAKLTALIDEAQVNTITVMIMEVPCCGGLLRCAQVASQAAQRRVPLKVVVVGVDGEVRKEEWVA, from the coding sequence ATGGAACGCCAGATCATCCGCATCGACGAGGAGCTGTGTGACGGCTGCGGCCTTTGCGCAGAGGGCTGCCCCGAAGGGGCCCTGCAGATCATCGACGGCAAGGCCCGCCTGGTGAGCGAGATCACCTGCGACGGGCTGGGAGCCTGCATCGGCGAGTGCCCCCAGGGGGCCATCGCCGTGGAGACGCGCGAAGCCGCCCCCTACGACGAGCGCCGCACCCTCGACAACATCCTTCCCATGGGCCCCAACACCCTCAAGGCCCACCTCAAGCACCTCCACCACCACGCCCAGACCGCGTACCTCCGGGAGGCCGAAGCCTACCTGGCCGAGCTCAAGGTCGCCATTCCCGCCTACAAGGAGAAACCCATGGGCTGTCCCGGTTCCGCCCCCCGCACCCTCGAACGCGCCGCGGCCCCCGTGGCCGCCGAGGGCCTCCAGAGCCAGCTCACCCACTGGCCCGTGCAGATGCACCTCATCTCCCCCCTGAACCCGGTCTTCCACAAGGCCGATCTGCTCCTGGCCGCCGATTGCGTGGCCTTCGCCCTGCCCGACTTCAACCAGAAGTGGCTGCCCGGCAAGAAGGTGGCCATCGCCTGCCCCAAGCTGGATTCCAACCAGGAATCCTACGTGGCCAAGCTCACCGCCCTCATCGACGAGGCCCAGGTGAACACCATCACTGTGATGATCATGGAGGTGCCCTGCTGCGGCGGCCTCCTGCGCTGCGCCCAGGTGGCCTCCCAGGCCGCCCAGCGCCGGGTGCCCCTGAAGGTCGTGGTGGTCGGCGTGGACGGCGAGGTGCGCAAGGAGGAATGGGTCGCCTGA
- a CDS encoding MFS transporter, giving the protein MPSVNVLTLLLRFANIFFVATAPLLWRSNASLLKSTPLLGLGAILVVAWVIYRPAEVPRVLTLAWVSDAASGVLLLGLFGLRLGAPPWVYAAFALALGVGMAGTEVAAMRMAVRSSHPPELRSRLSWFSFTKALGVGSGFLLGGAVAGSPRAAVPARVLVALAGAAIVALAGALALRDLDPAEPAPAGEEGPPLAALAGMVLIALNFVVINLANALVPYRLAQACALPREWIGVLLAVEAYAHAFGTLLFRNGLGPLGDRISYAVGLAGSLALLALLLAFPRCGPLPRVTLLAGLGLTSALSYMASTIRFYACGFPRAIFPRVAVQKLASSSGRAVGSWLAYRAVAWLDPGRS; this is encoded by the coding sequence ATGCCCTCCGTCAACGTCCTAACCCTGCTCCTCCGGTTCGCCAATATCTTCTTCGTGGCGACGGCCCCCCTGCTCTGGCGCAGCAACGCCTCCCTCCTGAAGAGCACGCCCCTCCTGGGCCTGGGCGCCATCCTGGTGGTGGCCTGGGTCATCTACCGCCCCGCGGAAGTGCCCCGGGTGCTCACCCTGGCCTGGGTGTCGGACGCCGCCAGCGGGGTGCTCCTGCTGGGACTCTTCGGGCTGCGCCTGGGCGCGCCCCCCTGGGTCTACGCGGCCTTCGCCCTGGCCCTGGGCGTGGGCATGGCGGGCACCGAAGTGGCCGCCATGCGCATGGCGGTGCGCTCCAGCCATCCCCCCGAACTGAGGAGCCGCCTTTCCTGGTTCAGCTTCACCAAGGCCCTGGGGGTGGGCTCGGGCTTCCTCCTGGGCGGGGCGGTGGCCGGCAGCCCCCGGGCGGCGGTGCCCGCGAGGGTGCTGGTGGCCCTGGCCGGCGCGGCCATCGTCGCCCTGGCCGGGGCGCTGGCCCTGCGGGACCTGGACCCCGCCGAGCCCGCCCCGGCCGGGGAGGAGGGCCCGCCCCTGGCGGCCCTGGCCGGCATGGTCCTCATCGCCCTCAACTTCGTGGTCATCAACCTGGCCAACGCCCTGGTCCCCTACCGCCTGGCCCAGGCCTGCGCCCTGCCCCGGGAGTGGATCGGGGTGCTGCTGGCCGTGGAGGCCTACGCCCACGCCTTCGGCACCCTCCTGTTCCGCAACGGCCTGGGCCCCCTGGGGGACCGCATCTCGTACGCGGTGGGCCTGGCGGGAAGCCTCGCGCTCCTGGCCCTGCTCCTGGCCTTCCCCCGCTGCGGGCCCCTGCCCCGCGTCACCCTGCTGGCGGGCCTGGGGCTCACCTCGGCCCTGTCGTACATGGCCAGCACGATCCGCTTCTACGCCTGCGGTTTTCCCCGGGCCATCTTCCCGCGGGTGGCGGTGCAGAAGCTGGCCTCCAGCTCCGGCAGGGCCGTGGGGAGCTGGCTGGCGTACCGGGCCGTGGCGTGGCTGGATCCCGGGCGGTCCTGA
- a CDS encoding VOC family protein, with protein MGNPVGWFEIYVQDMARAKAFYQKVFQTELASLSAAEPEMWAFNGDMTSYGTPGALVKMAGCPSGGNSTLVYFSCQDCAVEADRVLKAGGKILKTKTSIGEYGFIVLAYDTEDNLFGLHSMA; from the coding sequence ATGGGCAATCCGGTGGGCTGGTTCGAAATCTACGTTCAGGACATGGCCAGGGCCAAGGCCTTCTACCAGAAGGTGTTCCAGACCGAGCTGGCGTCCCTCAGCGCCGCCGAGCCGGAGATGTGGGCCTTCAACGGCGACATGACCAGCTACGGCACCCCCGGGGCCCTGGTGAAGATGGCGGGCTGCCCTTCCGGGGGCAACAGCACCCTGGTCTACTTCAGCTGCCAGGACTGCGCCGTGGAGGCCGACCGCGTCCTCAAGGCCGGCGGCAAGATCCTGAAGACCAAGACCTCCATCGGCGAGTACGGCTTCATCGTCCTGGCCTACGACACCGAGGACAACCTTTTCGGGCTGCATTCCATGGCCTGA